One Salminus brasiliensis chromosome 5, fSalBra1.hap2, whole genome shotgun sequence DNA segment encodes these proteins:
- the flot1b gene encoding flotillin-1b, whose amino-acid sequence MFYTCGPNEAMVVSGCGRSPPIMISGGRVFVLPCIQQIQRISLNTLTLNVKSDKVYTRHGVPISVTGIAQVKIQGQNKEMLATACQMFLGKTENEISQIALETLEGHQRAIIAHLTVEEIYQDRKKFSEQVFKVASSDLVNMGIGVVSYTLKDVHDDQDYLHSLGKARTAQVQRDARIGEAQYKRDAVIREAHAMQEKISAQYVNEIEMAKAQRDYELKKAAYDIEINTKKAESEMAYQLQVAKTKQKIEEEKMQVMVVERTQQITLQEQEISRKEKELEAKVKKPAEAEKYRLEKLAEAERLQLIMEAEAEAESIRMKGEAEAFAMEAKGRAEAEQMAKKAEAFKQYKEGAMVDMLLEKLPLMAEEISKPLSAAQKVTMVSSGGSEVGAAKLTGEVLDIMTRLPAAVEKLTGINISQVSSTRMG is encoded by the exons ATGTTCTACACCTGCGGACCCAATGAGGCGATGGTGGTCTCAG GCTGTGGACGCTCTCCTCCCATCATGATTTCCGGTGGAAGAGTGTTTGTCCTTCCCTGCATTCAGCAGATCCAGAG GATATCTCTGAATACTCTGACTCTGAACGTAAAGAGTGATAAAGTCTACACCCGGCACGGAGTCCCCATCTCAGTGACTGGCATCGCGCAG GTGAAGATCCAGGGGCAGAATAAGGAGATGCTGGCCACAGCCTGTCAGATGTTCTTGGGCAAAACGGAGAATGAGATTTCTCAGATCGCGCTGGAGACGCTGGAGGGCCACCAGAGAGCAATCATTGCTCACCTGACTGTGGAG GAGATCTATCAAGATCGTAAGAAGTTTTCAGAGCAGGTGTTCAAGGTGGCTTCCTCTGATCTGGTCAACATGGGCATCGGAGTGGTCAGCTACACACTCAAGGACGTTCACGATGACCAG GACTACCTCCACTCTCTGGGTAAAGCTCGTACTGCCCAGGTTCAGAGAGACGCTCGCATCGGTGAGGCTCAGTACAAGAGGGACGCCGTCATCAGG gaAGCCCATGCCATGCAGGAGAAGATATCTGCGCAGTACGTCAACGAGATCGAGATGGCGAAAGCTCAGAGAGACTACGAGCTGAAGAAAGCTGCCTACGACATCGAGATCAACACCAAGAAGGCAGAGTCTGAGATGGCCTACCAGCTTCAG GTGGCGAAGACAAAGCAGAAGATCGAGGAGGAGAAGATGcaggtgatggtggtggagcgcACACAGCAGATCACCCTGCAGGAACAAGAAATTTCACGCAAGGAGAAGGAACTGGAGGCCAAGGTCAAGAAGCCAGCCGAGGCTGAGAAATACCGCCTGGAGAAACTCGCAGAGGCTGAACG gctgCAGCTGATCATGGAGGCTGAAGCTGAGGCCGAGTCTATTAGA ATGAAGGGCGAAGCAGAAGCGTTTGCCATGGAGGCTAAGGGCCGCGCTGAGGCCGAGCAGATGGCCAAGAAGGCAGAGGCTTTCAAGCAGTACAAGGAGGGAGCCATGGTGGACATGCTGCTGGAGAAACTGCCTCTG ATGGCAGAAGAGATCAGCAAGCCCCTCTCTGCAGCCCAGAAAGTGACCATGGTGTCCAGCGGAGGCTCCGAGGTGGGAGCGGCCAAGCTGACCGGGGAAGTTCTGGACATCATGACCCGTCTGCCAGCAGCTGTGGAGAAACTGACCGGAATCAACATCTCTCAG GTTTCCTCCACCCGCATGGGCTAA